A DNA window from Camelina sativa cultivar DH55 chromosome 17, Cs, whole genome shotgun sequence contains the following coding sequences:
- the LOC104756210 gene encoding probable serine/threonine-protein kinase At1g54610 isoform X1 has protein sequence MGCVSSKQTVSVTPAIDHSGVFRDNVCSGSGRIMVEDPTTTTTTTTTEKKLFSWRSKSGKKSSSSSKKSGSEFGELSESGRASSNCRSESVSFRLGNLSKYLEAEQVAAGWPAWLSNVAGEAIHGWVPFRSDAFEKLEKIGQGTYSSVFRARETETGRIVALKKVRFDNFEPESVRFMAREILILRRLNHPNIIKLQGIVTSKLSCNIHLVFEYMEHDLTGLLSSPDINFTTPQIKCYMKQLLSGLEHCHARGVMHRDIKGSNLLVNNEGILKVADFGLANFCNASGNKQPLTSRVVTLWYRPPELLLGATDYGASVDLWSVGCVFAELLLGKPVLQGRTEVEQLHKIFKLCGSPPADYWKKSKLPHAMLFKPQQHYDSCLQETLKDLSDADINLIETLLSIEPHKRGSASTALVSQYFTSKPFACDPSSLPVYSPSKEIDAKHREETTRKKICGNGRRGTESRKPTRKPPACAKLAPVEDVRHHSQKFQKRNGHSVHNSIDSDATICEKPQKPSSNHEKDEASHVKNASQGDVPFSGPLQVSVSSGFAWAKRRKDDICVRSHNRSLSRGHITNLLGPSPAFSENTDVDSKINEKENEEKHGAKTDSQDREAYEMLKLSMLKKWRQLERPDSFDTSDEYHSQELSLALYQKEEKAAKLGHLGYEDNDDKIEFSGPLLSKSYGVDELLERHERQIRQLVRKSWFQKGKKKQGK, from the exons ATGGGTTGTGTCAGCTCGAAGCAGACTGTTTCCGTTACGCCGGCGATCGATCACTCTGGTGTTTTCAGGGACAATGTTTGTTCTGGTTCCGGTCGAATTATGGTTGAGGAtccgacgacgacgacgacgacgacgacgacggagaAGAAGCTTTTCTCGTGGAGGAGTAAGAGCGGGAAGAAGAGTAGTAGTAGCAGCAAGAAGAGCGGTAGTGAGTTTGGTGAGCTGAGTGAGTCTGGCCGAGCGAGTTCCAATTGCAGGAGTGAGTCGGTGAGTTTCCGGCTCGGTAACTTGAGCAAGTACCTTGAAGCTGAACAAGTCGCAGCTGGTTGGCCTGCTTGGCTTAGCAACGTTGCTGGTGAAGCTATTCATGGTTGGGTTCCATTTCGATCCGACGCTTTCGAAAAGCTCGAAaag ATTGGACAAGGGACTTATAGCAGTGTGTTCCGTGCGAGAGAGACTGAGACCGGGAGGATTGTGGCTTTGAAGAAGGTTAGGTTTGACAATTTTGAGCCGGAGAGTGTTAGGTTCATGGCTAGAGAGATTCTGATACTTAGGAGATTAAACCATCCCAACATTATCAAACTACAAGGTATTGTTACTTCAAAGCTTTCTTGCAACATACATCTCGTCTTCGAGTATATGGAGCATGATCTCACTGGTCTTCTTTCTAGCCCTGATATCAACTTCACTACTCCACAG ATTAAGTGTTATATGAAACAGTTGTTGTCTGGACTTGAACATTGTCACGCACGAGGTGTGATGCATCGGGACATTAAGGGTTCAAATCTTTTGGTGAATAATGAAGGGATTTTAAAGGTGGCTGATTTTGGGCTAGCAAACTTTTGCAATGCTTCTGGGAATAAACAGCCTCTTACTAGTCGAGTTGTGACTCTGTGGTACCGTCCGCCTGAACTTTTGCTCGGGGCTACGGACTATGGTGCATCTGTTGATTTGTGGAGTGTTGGCTGTGTTTTTGCTGAACTTCTTCTCGGGAAACCGGTTCTGCAGGGAAGAACTGAG GTCGAACAGTTGCACAAGATTTTCAAATTGTGTGGATCTCCACCTGCAGATTACTGGAAAAAGTCCAAACTTCCTCATGCAATGCTTTTCAAACCACAGCAACATTATGATAGTTGTCTCCAAGAAACTTTGAAAGATTTGTCTGATGCTGACATCAATCTTATAGAAACTCTTCTTTCTATAGAGCCTCACAAACGTGGTTCTGCCTCTACTGCCCTTGTTTCTCAG taTTTTACTTCAAAGCCTTTTGCTTGTGATCCCTCAAGTTTACCTGTATACTCGCCTAGCAAGGAGATTGATGCAAAGCATCGAGAAGAAACAACAAG GAAAAAAATATGTGGGAATGGGAGACGTGGTACAGAGTCAAGGAAGCCAACACGGAAGCCTCCTGCATGTGCCAAATTGGCACCAGTTGAG GATGTGCGGCACCATTCTCAGAAATTTCAGAAACGTAATGGTCATTCAGTACATAATTCGATTGATAGTGATGCCACAATATGTGAGAAACCACAAAAGCCATCATCAAATCATGAAAAAGATGAAGCCTCTCATGTAAAGAACGCATCACAAGGAGATGTGCCTTTCTCAGGGCCTTTACAAGTCTCTGTATCAAGTGGTTTTGCATGGGCAAAGCGAAGAAAAGATGACATATGTGTTAGATCACATAATAGATCACTCTCAAGAGGTCACATTACTAACCTGTTGGGACCTTCTCCTGCTTTTAGTGAGAACACTGACGTTGACTCTAAgataaatgagaaagaaaacgaagaaaaacaTGGGGCCAAAACGGATTCCCAAGACCGTGAGGCGTATGAAATGTTGAAGCTTTCAATGCTAAAGAAGTGGAGGCAACTTGAACGACCAGATTCTTTTGATACTTCTGACGAGTACCATTCACAGGAACTGTCATTGGCACTTtatcagaaagaagaaaaggcaGCAAAGCTGGGTCATTTG GGTTACGAAGACAATGATGACAAAATTGAATTCTCAGGCCCCTTGTTGTCTAAATCTTATGGAGTTGATGAGCTTTTAGAACGTCATGAACGCCAGATTCGCCAGTTAGTTCGAAAATCTTGGTTCCAGAAAG GTAAGAAGAAACAAGGGAAATGA
- the LOC104756210 gene encoding probable serine/threonine-protein kinase At1g54610 isoform X2 — MGCVSSKQTVSVTPAIDHSGVFRDNVCSGSGRIMVEDPTTTTTTTTTEKKLFSWRSKSGKKSSSSSKKSGSEFGELSESGRASSNCRSESVSFRLGNLSKYLEAEQVAAGWPAWLSNVAGEAIHGWVPFRSDAFEKLEKIGQGTYSSVFRARETETGRIVALKKVRFDNFEPESVRFMAREILILRRLNHPNIIKLQGIVTSKLSCNIHLVFEYMEHDLTGLLSSPDINFTTPQIKCYMKQLLSGLEHCHARGVMHRDIKGSNLLVNNEGILKVADFGLANFCNASGNKQPLTSRVVTLWYRPPELLLGATDYGASVDLWSVGCVFAELLLGKPVLQGRTEVEQLHKIFKLCGSPPADYWKKSKLPHAMLFKPQQHYDSCLQETLKDLSDADINLIETLLSIEPHKRGSASTALVSQYFTSKPFACDPSSLPVYSPSKEIDAKHREETTRKKICGNGRRGTESRKPTRKPPACAKLAPVEDVRHHSQKFQKRNGHSVHNSIDSDATICEKPQKPSSNHEKDEASHVKNASQGDVPFSGPLQVSVSSGFAWAKRRKDDICVRSHNRSLSRGHITNLLGPSPAFSENTDVDSKINEKENEEKHGAKTDSQDREAYEMLKLSMLKKWRQLERPDSFDTSDEYHSQELSLALYQKEEKAAKLGHLVPTFPARDIKNLVEPFLYQS, encoded by the exons ATGGGTTGTGTCAGCTCGAAGCAGACTGTTTCCGTTACGCCGGCGATCGATCACTCTGGTGTTTTCAGGGACAATGTTTGTTCTGGTTCCGGTCGAATTATGGTTGAGGAtccgacgacgacgacgacgacgacgacgacggagaAGAAGCTTTTCTCGTGGAGGAGTAAGAGCGGGAAGAAGAGTAGTAGTAGCAGCAAGAAGAGCGGTAGTGAGTTTGGTGAGCTGAGTGAGTCTGGCCGAGCGAGTTCCAATTGCAGGAGTGAGTCGGTGAGTTTCCGGCTCGGTAACTTGAGCAAGTACCTTGAAGCTGAACAAGTCGCAGCTGGTTGGCCTGCTTGGCTTAGCAACGTTGCTGGTGAAGCTATTCATGGTTGGGTTCCATTTCGATCCGACGCTTTCGAAAAGCTCGAAaag ATTGGACAAGGGACTTATAGCAGTGTGTTCCGTGCGAGAGAGACTGAGACCGGGAGGATTGTGGCTTTGAAGAAGGTTAGGTTTGACAATTTTGAGCCGGAGAGTGTTAGGTTCATGGCTAGAGAGATTCTGATACTTAGGAGATTAAACCATCCCAACATTATCAAACTACAAGGTATTGTTACTTCAAAGCTTTCTTGCAACATACATCTCGTCTTCGAGTATATGGAGCATGATCTCACTGGTCTTCTTTCTAGCCCTGATATCAACTTCACTACTCCACAG ATTAAGTGTTATATGAAACAGTTGTTGTCTGGACTTGAACATTGTCACGCACGAGGTGTGATGCATCGGGACATTAAGGGTTCAAATCTTTTGGTGAATAATGAAGGGATTTTAAAGGTGGCTGATTTTGGGCTAGCAAACTTTTGCAATGCTTCTGGGAATAAACAGCCTCTTACTAGTCGAGTTGTGACTCTGTGGTACCGTCCGCCTGAACTTTTGCTCGGGGCTACGGACTATGGTGCATCTGTTGATTTGTGGAGTGTTGGCTGTGTTTTTGCTGAACTTCTTCTCGGGAAACCGGTTCTGCAGGGAAGAACTGAG GTCGAACAGTTGCACAAGATTTTCAAATTGTGTGGATCTCCACCTGCAGATTACTGGAAAAAGTCCAAACTTCCTCATGCAATGCTTTTCAAACCACAGCAACATTATGATAGTTGTCTCCAAGAAACTTTGAAAGATTTGTCTGATGCTGACATCAATCTTATAGAAACTCTTCTTTCTATAGAGCCTCACAAACGTGGTTCTGCCTCTACTGCCCTTGTTTCTCAG taTTTTACTTCAAAGCCTTTTGCTTGTGATCCCTCAAGTTTACCTGTATACTCGCCTAGCAAGGAGATTGATGCAAAGCATCGAGAAGAAACAACAAG GAAAAAAATATGTGGGAATGGGAGACGTGGTACAGAGTCAAGGAAGCCAACACGGAAGCCTCCTGCATGTGCCAAATTGGCACCAGTTGAG GATGTGCGGCACCATTCTCAGAAATTTCAGAAACGTAATGGTCATTCAGTACATAATTCGATTGATAGTGATGCCACAATATGTGAGAAACCACAAAAGCCATCATCAAATCATGAAAAAGATGAAGCCTCTCATGTAAAGAACGCATCACAAGGAGATGTGCCTTTCTCAGGGCCTTTACAAGTCTCTGTATCAAGTGGTTTTGCATGGGCAAAGCGAAGAAAAGATGACATATGTGTTAGATCACATAATAGATCACTCTCAAGAGGTCACATTACTAACCTGTTGGGACCTTCTCCTGCTTTTAGTGAGAACACTGACGTTGACTCTAAgataaatgagaaagaaaacgaagaaaaacaTGGGGCCAAAACGGATTCCCAAGACCGTGAGGCGTATGAAATGTTGAAGCTTTCAATGCTAAAGAAGTGGAGGCAACTTGAACGACCAGATTCTTTTGATACTTCTGACGAGTACCATTCACAGGAACTGTCATTGGCACTTtatcagaaagaagaaaaggcaGCAAAGCTGGGTCATTTG GTTCCCACGTTTCCAGCGAGAGATATTAAGAACCTGGTAGAACCTTTCTTATACCAATCTTAA
- the LOC104756206 gene encoding PLASMODESMATA CALLOSE-BINDING PROTEIN 3-like, protein MAVVVLAVILLAMAGHSSGTWCVCKEGLSEAMLQKTLDYACGAGADCGPIHQNGPCFNPNTVKSHCSYAVNSFFQKKGQSQGTCDFAGTAIVSASDPSYTTCPFPASASGSGTTTPVTTTPSTRVPTTTNTRPYSMTPSTGGGLGIPSGTGGINPDYTDPSFGFKLQNPRFGFILVFFTLFLPFYLFS, encoded by the exons ATGGCTGTTGTTGTTCTTGCGGTGATTTTGTTGGCCATGGCTGGTCACTCAA GTGGAACATGGTGTGTATGCAAAGAAGGGTTAAGCGAGGCAATGCTGCAGAAGACATTGGACTACGCATGTGGTGCAGGAGCTGATTGTGGACCCATTCACCAGAACGGACCTTGCTTCAACCCTAACACCGTCAAGTCTCATTGCTCTTACGCCGTCAACAGCTTCTTTCAGAAGAAAGGTCAGTCTCAGGGCACTTGTGACTTTGCTGGCACAGCCATCGTCTCAGCCTCTGATCCCA GCTACACTACTTGCCCTTTCCCTGCAAGTGCCAG TGGAAGTGGGACAACGACTCCAGTGACGACAACACCTTCGACAAGAGTCCCTACAACAACGAATACAAGACCCTACTCAATGACACCATCAACAGGAGGAGGTTTGGGAATACCGTCTGGAACAGGTGGTATTAACCCGGATTACACAGATCCATCCTTTGGATTTAAACTCCAAAATCCAAGATTTGGATTCATCTTAGTCTTCTTCACACTCTTCCTACCTTTCTACTTGTTTAGCTAA
- the LOC104756208 gene encoding LON peptidase N-terminal domain and RING finger protein 3-like isoform X1 produces the protein MSNEDSLPAFTLFGLDDVENYGLVSEADNSLPIEIHNQVFQLVEKGNQAFKESRFEEAISSYSKASTIKPLDPIVLGNRSAAYIRFGQYLKQRSASVSEYRPLNGFDMSMLGELALKDADKLMNAQSSSVKSYTTKACALMLLERYEAARDTILSGLQIDPFSDPLRSNLQELEKVMPTSMSKTHEKAERSDDFDCTVCLKLLYEPATTPCGHTFCRSCLFQSMDRGNKCPLCRTVIFMTPRTCAVSVTLNNIIQKNFPEEYAERKSEQDTLVHLGNESMPLFVMDVIIPCQKLSLHIFEPRYRLMVRRIMEGNHRMGMVALDSATGSPVDVACEVEITECDPLPDGRFVLELESHRRCRIVKAWDQDGYRVAEVEWVTDTPPQSEEDKAALRELTTNAASFARSWLDRAKEAARQGDRRRLEILLNVESMIPTPQDPERFSFWVMLFISKTHYYSHVFTCVELWLIEFFWPQLATLTDRRPSERLELLRLQDTGERIRRGLIYLRSVERGCRMQ, from the exons ATGTCGAACGAAGACTCTCTTCCGGCATtcactttgtttggtttggatgATGTCGAAAATTACGGTCTG GTCAGTGAAGCAGACAATTCGTTACCTATAGAGATACACAATCAGGTTTTTCAACTTGTGGAGAAGGGTAACCAAGCTTTCAAAGAGTCTCGCTTTGAAGAG gCAATTAGCAGCTATTCGAAAGCCAGTACTATTAAACCTCTTGACCCTATTGTTCTTGGCAACAGAAGTGCTGCTTATATAAG ATTTGGCCAATATCTGAAGCAGAGATCTGCATCAGTTTCTGAATATAGACCTCTGAATGGTTTTGATATGTCGATGCTTGGGGAA CTGGCTCTAAAGGATGCTGATAAGCTAATGAATGCTCAGAGTAGTTCAGTGAAGTCATATACTACAAAGGCTTGTGCCCTCATGTTG CTAGAAAGATATGAGGCAGCTCGTGATACTATCCTCTCAGGTCTACAGATTGATCCCTTTAG CGATCCTCTCCGATCCAATCTTCAGGAATTGGAGAAAGTGATGCCTACTTCGATGAGTAAAACCCATGAAAAGGCTGAGCGTTCTGATGATTTTGATTGCACTGTTTGCCTGAAATTGCTGTATGAACCTGCTACAACTCCATGTGGGCATACGTTCTGCCGATCATGCCTCTTTCAGTCAATGGATCGTG GCAACAAATGTCCACTATGTCGAACTGTTATTTTTATGACCCCAAGAACATGTGCTGTcag TGTGACGctgaataacatcatacaaaaaAACTTTCCAGAGGAGTATGCTGAAAGGAAATCAGAGCAAGACACTCTGGTCCACTTGGGCAATGAAAGTATGCCCCTTTTCGTCATGGATGTGATCATCCCCTGTCAGAAGTTGTCTCTTCACATATTTGAACCACGATATCGACTAATG GTGAGAAGAATAATGGAAGGAAATCATCGGATGGGAATG GTAGCTCTTGATTCTGCGACAGGTTCTCCAGTGGATGTTGCTTGCGAAGTTGAAATCACAGA GTGTGATCCACTCCCGGATGGACGTTTTGTCCTGGAG CTGGAAAGCCATAGAAGGTGCCGCATTGTAAAAGCTTGGGATCAAGACGG GTATCGTGTTGCAGAGGTTGAATGGGTGACAGATACCCCACCACAAAGCGAGGAAGATAAAGCAGCT CTGCGGGAACTGACGACCAATGCAGCATCATTTGCTCGGTCATGGCTAGATAGAGCAAAGGAAGCAGCTAGACAAGGAG ACAGAAGACGACTTGAAATACTTCTAAATGTTGAATCGATGATCCCAACGCCTCAAGATCCTGAGCGCTTCAGTTTCTGGGTAATGTTGTTTATTAGCAAAACACATTACTATAGCCATGTATTCACTTGTGTTGAATTGTGGCTCATTGAGTTCTTTTGGCCTCAGCTTGCTACATTGACAGATAGGAGACCTTCAGAAAGATTGGAACTGCTTCGGCTTCAGGATACTGGAGAG AGAATAAGGCGTGGGTTGATATATCTCCGATCAGTAGAAAGAGGATGCAGAATGCAATGA
- the LOC104756208 gene encoding LON peptidase N-terminal domain and RING finger protein 1-like isoform X3, whose protein sequence is MSNEDSLPAFTLFGLDDVENYGLVSEADNSLPIEIHNQVFQLVEKGNQAFKESRFEEAISSYSKASTIKPLDPIVLGNRSAAYIRFGQYLKQRSASVSEYRPLNGFDMSMLGELALKDADKLMNAQSSSVKSYTTKACALMLLERYEAARDTILSGLQIDPFSDPLRSNLQELEKVMPTSMSKTHEKAERSDDFDCTVCLKLLYEPATTPCGHTFCRSCLFQSMDRGNKCPLCRTVIFMTPRTCAVSVTLNNIIQKNFPEEYAERKSEQDTLVHLGNESMPLFVMDVIIPCQKLSLHIFEPRYRLMVRRIMEGNHRMGMVALDSATGSPVDVACEVEITECDPLPDGRFVLELESHRRCRIVKAWDQDGYRVAEVEWVTDTPPQSEEDKAALRELTTNAASFARSWLDRAKEAARQGDRRRLEILLNVESMIPTPQDPERFSFWLATLTDRRPSERLELLRLQDTGERIRRGLIYLRSVERGCRMQ, encoded by the exons ATGTCGAACGAAGACTCTCTTCCGGCATtcactttgtttggtttggatgATGTCGAAAATTACGGTCTG GTCAGTGAAGCAGACAATTCGTTACCTATAGAGATACACAATCAGGTTTTTCAACTTGTGGAGAAGGGTAACCAAGCTTTCAAAGAGTCTCGCTTTGAAGAG gCAATTAGCAGCTATTCGAAAGCCAGTACTATTAAACCTCTTGACCCTATTGTTCTTGGCAACAGAAGTGCTGCTTATATAAG ATTTGGCCAATATCTGAAGCAGAGATCTGCATCAGTTTCTGAATATAGACCTCTGAATGGTTTTGATATGTCGATGCTTGGGGAA CTGGCTCTAAAGGATGCTGATAAGCTAATGAATGCTCAGAGTAGTTCAGTGAAGTCATATACTACAAAGGCTTGTGCCCTCATGTTG CTAGAAAGATATGAGGCAGCTCGTGATACTATCCTCTCAGGTCTACAGATTGATCCCTTTAG CGATCCTCTCCGATCCAATCTTCAGGAATTGGAGAAAGTGATGCCTACTTCGATGAGTAAAACCCATGAAAAGGCTGAGCGTTCTGATGATTTTGATTGCACTGTTTGCCTGAAATTGCTGTATGAACCTGCTACAACTCCATGTGGGCATACGTTCTGCCGATCATGCCTCTTTCAGTCAATGGATCGTG GCAACAAATGTCCACTATGTCGAACTGTTATTTTTATGACCCCAAGAACATGTGCTGTcag TGTGACGctgaataacatcatacaaaaaAACTTTCCAGAGGAGTATGCTGAAAGGAAATCAGAGCAAGACACTCTGGTCCACTTGGGCAATGAAAGTATGCCCCTTTTCGTCATGGATGTGATCATCCCCTGTCAGAAGTTGTCTCTTCACATATTTGAACCACGATATCGACTAATG GTGAGAAGAATAATGGAAGGAAATCATCGGATGGGAATG GTAGCTCTTGATTCTGCGACAGGTTCTCCAGTGGATGTTGCTTGCGAAGTTGAAATCACAGA GTGTGATCCACTCCCGGATGGACGTTTTGTCCTGGAG CTGGAAAGCCATAGAAGGTGCCGCATTGTAAAAGCTTGGGATCAAGACGG GTATCGTGTTGCAGAGGTTGAATGGGTGACAGATACCCCACCACAAAGCGAGGAAGATAAAGCAGCT CTGCGGGAACTGACGACCAATGCAGCATCATTTGCTCGGTCATGGCTAGATAGAGCAAAGGAAGCAGCTAGACAAGGAG ACAGAAGACGACTTGAAATACTTCTAAATGTTGAATCGATGATCCCAACGCCTCAAGATCCTGAGCGCTTCAGTTTCTGG CTTGCTACATTGACAGATAGGAGACCTTCAGAAAGATTGGAACTGCTTCGGCTTCAGGATACTGGAGAG AGAATAAGGCGTGGGTTGATATATCTCCGATCAGTAGAAAGAGGATGCAGAATGCAATGA
- the LOC104756204 gene encoding phosphoserine phosphatase, chloroplastic codes for MEALTTSRVVPVQVPCRKLSSLFANLSCLELRRYPCRGRVSIMNHSKLLRPVTASVQPQELSALGHEGNVVPSNEILDLWESVEAVCFDVDSTVCVDEGIDELAEFCGAGKAVAEWTARAMGGSVPFEEALAARLSLFKPSLSKVEEYLEKRPPRLSPGIEELVKKLRANNIDVYLISGGFRQMINPVASILGIPRENIFANNLLFGNSGEFLGFDENEPTSRSGGKAKAVEQIRKVRLYKTMAMIGDGATDLEARKPGGADLFICYAGVQLREAVAAKADWLIFKFETLINSLD; via the exons ATGGAAGCATTAACTACTTCAAGGGTTGTGCCAGTTCAGGTTCCCTGTAGAAAGCTCTCATCACTTTTTGCTAATTTGTCCTGCCTTGAGTTAAGGAGATATCCTTGTAGAGGGCGTGTGTCAATCATGAACCATTCCAAATTGCTCCGTCCAGTGACTGCTTCTGTACAGCCACAGGAGCTGTCAGCTTTGGGGCACGAAGGCAACGTTGTTCCTTCTAATG AAATTCTTGATCTTTGGGAAAGTGTTGAAGCGGTATGCTTCGATGTGGATAGTACGGTTTGTGTGGATGAAGGTATTGATGAACTTGCAGAGTTTTGTGGTGCTGGAAAGGCTGTTGCTGAATGGACTGCCAG AGCAATGGGTGGATCTGTTCCATTTGAAGAAGCTCTAGCTGCAAGACTTTCTTTGTTCAAGCCTTCTCTTTCGAAAGTTGAGGAATATCTTGAAAAGAGACCCCCAAG GCTATCCCCTGGCATTGAAGAGTTGGTTAAGAAGCTCAGAGCCAATAATATTGATGTCTATTTGATATCTGGAGGTTTTCGACAGATGATCAAT CCTGTAGCATCGATTCTTGGCATCCCTCGGGAGAATATCTTTGCCAACAATCTTCTATTTGGAAACTCCGGCGAGTTTTTGGGATTTGATGAGAACGAACCTACATCAAGAAGTGGGGGAAAAGCCAAGGCAGTGGAACAAATACGAAAG GTTCGTCTCTACAAGACTATGGCCATGATTGGAGATGGTGCTACCGATCTCGAA GCACGTAAACCTGGTGGCGCAGACTTGTTCATATGCTATGCCGGAGTTCAGCTTCGTGAAGCCGTTGCAGCAAAAGCAGACTGGCTTATCTTCAAGTTTGAAACTCTCATAAACTCATTGGACTAA
- the LOC104756208 gene encoding LON peptidase N-terminal domain and RING finger protein 1-like isoform X2 produces the protein MSNEDSLPAFTLFGLDDVENYGLVSEADNSLPIEIHNQVFQLVEKGNQAFKESRFEEAISSYSKASTIKPLDPIVLGNRSAAYIRFGQYLKQRSASVSEYRPLNGFDMSMLGELALKDADKLMNAQSSSVKSYTTKACALMLLERYEAARDTILSGLQIDPFSDPLRSNLQELEKVMPTSMSKTHEKAERSDDFDCTVCLKLLYEPATTPCGHTFCRSCLFQSMDRGNKCPLCRTVIFMTPRTCAVSVTLNNIIQKNFPEEYAERKSEQDTLVHLGNESMPLFVMDVIIPCQKLSLHIFEPRYRLMVRRIMEGNHRMGMVALDSATGSPVDVACEVEITECDPLPDGRFVLELESHRRCRIVKAWDQDGYRVAEVEWVTDTPPQSEEDKAALRELTTNAASFARSWLDRAKEAARQGDRRRLEILLNVESMIPTPQDPERFSFWLATLTDRRPSERLELLRLQDTGERIRRGLIYLRSVERGCRMQ, from the exons ATGTCGAACGAAGACTCTCTTCCGGCATtcactttgtttggtttggatgATGTCGAAAATTACGGTCTG GTCAGTGAAGCAGACAATTCGTTACCTATAGAGATACACAATCAGGTTTTTCAACTTGTGGAGAAGGGTAACCAAGCTTTCAAAGAGTCTCGCTTTGAAGAG gCAATTAGCAGCTATTCGAAAGCCAGTACTATTAAACCTCTTGACCCTATTGTTCTTGGCAACAGAAGTGCTGCTTATATAAG ATTTGGCCAATATCTGAAGCAGAGATCTGCATCAGTTTCTGAATATAGACCTCTGAATGGTTTTGATATGTCGATGCTTGGGGAA CTGGCTCTAAAGGATGCTGATAAGCTAATGAATGCTCAGAGTAGTTCAGTGAAGTCATATACTACAAAGGCTTGTGCCCTCATGTTG CTAGAAAGATATGAGGCAGCTCGTGATACTATCCTCTCAGGTCTACAGATTGATCCCTTTAG CGATCCTCTCCGATCCAATCTTCAGGAATTGGAGAAAGTGATGCCTACTTCGATGAGTAAAACCCATGAAAAGGCTGAGCGTTCTGATGATTTTGATTGCACTGTTTGCCTGAAATTGCTGTATGAACCTGCTACAACTCCATGTGGGCATACGTTCTGCCGATCATGCCTCTTTCAGTCAATGGATCGTG GCAACAAATGTCCACTATGTCGAACTGTTATTTTTATGACCCCAAGAACATGTGCTGTcag TGTGACGctgaataacatcatacaaaaaAACTTTCCAGAGGAGTATGCTGAAAGGAAATCAGAGCAAGACACTCTGGTCCACTTGGGCAATGAAAGTATGCCCCTTTTCGTCATGGATGTGATCATCCCCTGTCAGAAGTTGTCTCTTCACATATTTGAACCACGATATCGACTAATG GTGAGAAGAATAATGGAAGGAAATCATCGGATGGGAATG GTAGCTCTTGATTCTGCGACAGGTTCTCCAGTGGATGTTGCTTGCGAAGTTGAAATCACAGA GTGTGATCCACTCCCGGATGGACGTTTTGTCCTGGAG CTGGAAAGCCATAGAAGGTGCCGCATTGTAAAAGCTTGGGATCAAGACGG GTATCGTGTTGCAGAGGTTGAATGGGTGACAGATACCCCACCACAAAGCGAGGAAGATAAAGCAGCT CTGCGGGAACTGACGACCAATGCAGCATCATTTGCTCGGTCATGGCTAGATAGAGCAAAGGAAGCAGCTAGACAAGGAG ACAGAAGACGACTTGAAATACTTCTAAATGTTGAATCTATGATCCCAACGCCTCAAGATCCTGAGCGCTTCAGTTTCTGG CTTGCTACATTGACAGATAGGAGACCTTCAGAAAGATTGGAACTGCTTCGGCTTCAGGATACTGGAGAG AGAATAAGGCGTGGGTTGATATATCTCCGATCAGTAGAAAGAGGATGCAGAATGCAATGA